Part of the Weissella coleopterorum genome is shown below.
TAAATAAGTTATTTATTGGAGATATGGCAGAGTGGTAATGCAGCGGACTCGAAATCCGCCGAACCGGTGTAGAGCCGGCGCACGGGTTCAAATCCCGTTGTCTCCTTTATATAAAAATACAAACCCCGTTATATCGCGATAATCGTTGATGTGACGGGGTTTGTTTTTATACATGTGTTCGTGGGAGTTCAAAATCGTTCGCCGAAGTTCGAATAAAAGGGTACTTAGGTGGGGACTTTTTAGAAATTTACTAGACTGGTAAAAATATCAGCAGTAGTAGCTTTCATCTCCTCTGTAACAGCGGTATAAATTGCCAAGGTTGTTTGAACATCATCATGGCCAAGCTGATATTGTAACTGTTTGATGTTCATTCCAGTTTGAGCTGAAAGTGTAGCATAAGTGTGTCTGAAGCCGTGAATTTTAATCCGGGGTAAATCTGCCTTCTTAGTGATTGTTTCGCACCATTTCCGTGGTTTTTGAATTCTCATGTAAGATTGTAGATCATCACTCGTAAAAATCAATCCTTGTGCTTTTAGACCGTTTTTTAAAATTAATGTGGATTGAATTACTTGATAATGTTTAAGTACGTCAATGGTCTTTTTATCGAGTTTTACGATACGTGTTCCAGCTTTGGTCTTAGTCGTACTCAAAATAGTTTGTCCATTCTTATCAACTGAAAGAGCTTTATTAATGTCAATTGTATAATCATCAAAATTAACATCTTTCCAAGTCAAAGCCAGGGCCTCACCTTTACGCATTCCAGAAAACGATAGAAGACGG
Proteins encoded:
- a CDS encoding site-specific integrase; this translates as MKLLTKNPFDKVTFPKAKPAPVFMDRVDYYKKDQLKQFLDTAESLYADKKYHVYTLFRLLSFSGMRKGEALALTWKDVNFDDYTIDINKALSVDKNGQTILSTTKTKAGTRIVKLDKKTIDVLKHYQVIQSTLILKNGLKAQGLIFTSDDLQSYMRIQKPRKWCETITKKADLPRIKIHGFRHTYATLSAQTGMNIKQLQYQLGHDDVQTTLAIYTAVTEEMKATTADIFTSLVNF